One Salinimonas marina DNA segment encodes these proteins:
- the fcl gene encoding GDP-L-fucose synthase, with protein sequence MKRVYIAGHKGMVGSAIVRALTARDDIELIIRSREELNLLSQQEVSDFFAQANIDEVYLAAAKVGGIHANNEYPADFIYENLMIESNIIHAANSNNVQKLLFLGSSCIYPKLAEQPMKETALLTGELEPTSEPYAIAKIAGIKLCESYNRQFKRDYRSVMPTNLYGPNDNFHPENSHVIPALLRRFHEAAQRKDNEVVAWGSGTPKREFLHVDDMAAASVHVMELDKSTYDANTDPMLSHINVGTGKDCTIKELVETVAAVTGFEGAIVWDTSKPDGTPRKLMDVTRLKKLGWQHSVSLEQGLAHTYQWFLNNLDSFRG encoded by the coding sequence GTGAAACGAGTATATATAGCAGGCCATAAAGGTATGGTGGGCTCAGCCATCGTTCGCGCGCTTACTGCTCGTGATGACATAGAGCTTATCATCCGTAGTCGGGAGGAGCTGAACCTGCTTTCTCAACAGGAAGTAAGTGATTTTTTTGCTCAAGCCAACATCGATGAAGTATATCTGGCGGCGGCTAAAGTCGGGGGTATCCATGCTAATAATGAATATCCGGCTGATTTCATTTACGAAAACCTGATGATTGAATCAAACATTATTCACGCCGCAAATAGCAATAATGTTCAAAAACTACTTTTTCTGGGTTCTTCTTGTATCTATCCCAAACTCGCTGAACAGCCGATGAAAGAAACGGCGTTGTTAACAGGGGAACTTGAGCCCACCAGCGAGCCCTATGCAATAGCAAAAATTGCCGGTATTAAACTTTGTGAAAGTTATAACCGGCAGTTTAAACGTGATTATCGTTCGGTGATGCCAACAAATTTATACGGCCCTAATGACAACTTCCACCCCGAAAACTCACACGTTATTCCTGCTTTGCTCAGACGCTTCCACGAAGCGGCACAGCGAAAAGATAATGAAGTTGTGGCCTGGGGAAGTGGAACACCCAAACGCGAATTTCTTCATGTTGACGATATGGCGGCGGCGAGCGTTCATGTGATGGAGTTGGATAAATCTACCTATGACGCTAATACCGACCCTATGCTAAGCCATATCAATGTAGGCACTGGTAAGGACTGCACTATAAAAGAATTGGTTGAAACAGTTGCGGCAGTGACCGGATTCGAAGGAGCGATTGTCTGGGATACCAGTAAGCCCGATGGCACTCCGCGCAAACTTATGGATGTTACACGCTTAAAAAAACTGGGCTGGCAGCACTCTGTTTCTTTGGAGCAGGGCCTGGCTCACACCTACCAATGGTTTCTTAACAATCTGGATAGTTTCAGAGGCTAA
- the gmd gene encoding GDP-mannose 4,6-dehydratase, translated as MKKALITGVTGQDGSYLAEFLLEKGYEVHGIKRRASLFNTERIDHIYEDPHNENPKFFLHYGDLTDSSNLTRIISEVQPDEVYNLGAQSHVAVSFEAPEYTADVDAMGTLRMLEAIRFLGLEKKTRFYQASTSELYGLVQETPQKETTPFYPRSPYAVAKMYAYWITINYRESYGMYACNGILFNHESPRRGETFVTRKITRAIANIAQGLESCLFLGNLDVLRDWGHAKDYVRMQWMMLQQENPEDFVIATSKQISVREFVTMSAKEAGITLEFIGEGVKEQARVTAIEGNDASGVQVGDVIVKVDPRYFRPAEVETLLGDPTKAKEKLGWVPEITVEEMCTEMVASDLDKAKRHALLKHHGYSVAVAKE; from the coding sequence ATGAAAAAGGCACTTATCACCGGCGTTACTGGCCAGGATGGCTCTTATCTGGCGGAGTTTCTGTTAGAAAAAGGTTACGAGGTCCACGGTATCAAACGGCGGGCCTCCCTGTTCAATACTGAGCGTATTGATCATATTTACGAAGATCCACACAACGAAAATCCCAAATTCTTTTTGCATTATGGCGATCTTACCGATTCGTCCAACCTCACCCGGATTATTTCTGAAGTACAGCCCGATGAGGTCTATAATCTGGGCGCCCAATCTCATGTTGCGGTATCATTTGAAGCCCCAGAGTACACTGCAGATGTAGATGCCATGGGAACATTACGTATGCTTGAAGCTATTCGCTTTTTAGGGCTGGAAAAGAAAACCAGGTTCTATCAAGCGTCTACCTCGGAGCTTTATGGTTTAGTACAGGAAACGCCACAAAAAGAAACTACGCCATTCTATCCACGTTCTCCGTATGCGGTAGCGAAGATGTACGCATACTGGATCACGATCAACTACCGTGAGTCTTATGGAATGTACGCCTGCAACGGTATTCTTTTTAATCATGAGTCGCCCCGTCGAGGCGAAACCTTTGTGACACGCAAAATTACCCGTGCCATTGCAAATATCGCTCAGGGGCTGGAGAGCTGTCTGTTTTTAGGTAACCTTGATGTGCTGCGCGATTGGGGACATGCTAAAGACTATGTGCGTATGCAATGGATGATGTTACAACAAGAGAATCCGGAAGATTTTGTAATTGCCACCAGCAAACAAATATCTGTCCGCGAGTTTGTAACAATGTCAGCAAAAGAAGCCGGCATTACCCTGGAGTTTATTGGCGAAGGGGTCAAGGAACAGGCGAGGGTCACCGCTATAGAGGGAAATGACGCATCCGGTGTTCAGGTGGGTGATGTGATTGTGAAAGTCGATCCCCGCTACTTCAGACCCGCCGAGGTGGAAACATTACTGGGCGACCCGACAAAAGCGAAAGAAAAGCTTGGCTGGGTACCAGAGATAACCGTAGAAGAGATGTGTACAGAAATGGTGGCTTCAGATCTTGATAAAGCTAAGCGTCACGCATTACTAAAACATCATGGTTATAGCGTTGCGGTCGCCAAGGAGTAA